The proteins below come from a single Alligator mississippiensis isolate rAllMis1 chromosome 2, rAllMis1, whole genome shotgun sequence genomic window:
- the GRPEL1 gene encoding grpE protein homolog 1, mitochondrial: MAARGLRLIPSRYPLLCAALRTSRFLCTATQQKSTGQNLEEDQGQSQNEQKTESAPAEKTLIEDKVKLEEQLKDMTDKYKRALADTENLRQRSQKLVEEAKLYGIQGFCKDLLEVADVLGKATESVPKEELRDENPHLKSLYEGLVMTEVQIQKVFKKHGLLKLNPVGAKFDPYEHEALFHAPVEGKEPGTIALVSKVGYKLHGRTLRPALVGVVKGS; this comes from the exons GACTTCACGGTTCCTTTGTACAGCTACACAACAGAAAAGTACCGGCCAGAACTTAGAAGAGGACCAGGGTCAGAGCCAAAATGAACAGAAGACTGAATCCGCCCCTGCTGAGAAGACACTAATAGAAGATAAAGTCAAATTGGAAGAGCAACTAAAAGACATGACA GATAAGTATAAGAGAGCTCTGGCAGACACTGAAAACTTGAGACAAAGAAGTCAGAAACTGGTAGAAGAGGCCAAGTTGTATG GGATTCAGGGATTCTGCAAGGACTTACTAGAGGTTGCTGACGTTTTGGGAAAAGCAACTGAAAGTGTTCCAAAAGAGGAACTCAGAGATGAAAACCCTCACCTGAAAAGCCTGTATGAAGGTCTTGTCATGACAGAAGTACAGATTCAGAAGGTGTTCAAAAAGCATGGCCTGCTCAAACTGAATCCTGTTGGAGCCAAGTTTGATCCCTACGAGCATGAAGCATTgttccatgctcctgtggaaggaaaggagccTGGCACCATTGCATTAGTATCCAAGGTCGGCTATAAGCTGCATGGGCGCACCCTGAGGCCTGCCTTGGTAGGTGTCGTAAAGGGATCTTAG